In Lactiplantibacillus pentosus, the sequence GGTTAACGTTGTCGCCACTTCAGTCAGTTCTGAGAGGACTTATATTAATGAAAAATGGTACGGTAAAATGGTTCAACGCGGATAAGGGATTTGGTTTTATTACGGGTGAAGACGGTACCGATGTCTTCGTTCATTTCTCAGCGATCCAAACGGATGGTTTCAAGACCTTAGATGAAGGTCAAAAAGTAACCTATGATGAAGAACAAGGTGATCGTGGTCCGCAAGCGACGAACGTTCGACCTCAATAGTTAGCAGTGTGCCGAACCGTTGATGTTAACGGTTCGGTTTTTCAGTTGGTGATGTCCGTCAGACAAACAAGAAAGCTAAGTGGTCAGGATGGATTTTGTAGATGTTTATGGTATTAAGCATGAGAATTGTACGTTGGTCACGCCTGCGCGTGAGTATCAGCGGGTCGTGATTTTTATGGATGCCGTGGGGCGGCGCTTTGTCGCGATGGACCCCGATGCGCAACCGACCAAGTACGGAAGCAGTAACCAACATTGGCACCAGGCTAAGCCGAGCGAGGCACCTGAAGGCTATTTTCATATTGAAAAGTAAACCCAGCATTGGCGGATTGATGCTGATGTCAAAAAAGGACTGGCGCGGCTGTACGGCTGCGGTCAGTCCTTTCACTTTTTGGGCGTATA encodes:
- a CDS encoding cold-shock protein — protein: MKNGTVKWFNADKGFGFITGEDGTDVFVHFSAIQTDGFKTLDEGQKVTYDEEQGDRGPQATNVRPQ